The Deltaproteobacteria bacterium genome window below encodes:
- the lpoB gene encoding penicillin-binding protein activator LpoB, translating to MMPLKVLVCFISLILMQCGPSAFVKGKYDNVERENLLNDSWSETDMQNAVKDLVNSLISHQTIANAKSPPVVMVTQLQNKTSEHIDTQNIMDMVRVELMKTGKVEFIDKEARQDIKEEYDYQNSGIVSAESKKGPGGQAGADFIINGRLDSIVQEVGKDKTVYYKITLNLTNLKTTKIPWSDYKQIRKQFRKKTIGL from the coding sequence ATGATGCCTCTGAAAGTTTTGGTTTGTTTTATTTCATTGATTCTTATGCAGTGTGGACCGTCGGCCTTTGTGAAAGGAAAATATGACAATGTTGAAAGAGAAAACTTACTCAATGATTCCTGGTCAGAGACAGACATGCAAAACGCTGTTAAGGACTTGGTAAACAGTTTAATTTCTCATCAAACTATCGCTAACGCTAAGTCTCCTCCGGTTGTTATGGTGACCCAGCTTCAGAATAAGACCAGCGAGCATATCGATACACAGAATATTATGGATATGGTTAGGGTTGAATTAATGAAAACAGGAAAAGTAGAGTTCATCGACAAGGAGGCAAGGCAAGATATAAAAGAAGAGTACGATTATCAGAATTCTGGCATTGTTTCTGCGGAATCCAAAAAAGGTCCAGGAGGACAGGCTGGTGCTGATTTTATTATTAATGGTAGGCTTGATTCGATTGTGCAAGAAGTAGGGAAAGACAAGACCGTTTACTACAAAATTACCTTAAATTTAACAAATCTTAAGACCACCAAAATACCTTGGTCTGACTATAAACAAATCAGAAAACAATTTAGAAAAAAAACGATTGGTTTATAA
- a CDS encoding JAB domain-containing protein, protein MVLDSLGQSFSYFQSKIVWSNSEELWVAALNSHCRIISSALLFKGTINYCFFHPRDILRFAIVHNSVSIIIAHNHPSNNCLPSQSDYENTKDLYLLCQLLQIPLLDHLIITEKDCYSFKQNKVFDSWELELGLVKK, encoded by the coding sequence ATGGTTCTTGATTCGTTAGGCCAATCCTTTTCCTATTTCCAATCTAAAATAGTTTGGTCTAATTCCGAAGAACTTTGGGTCGCAGCGCTAAATTCACATTGTCGAATTATTTCTTCCGCCTTGTTGTTTAAAGGCACTATAAATTATTGTTTTTTTCACCCTAGGGATATCTTAAGATTCGCCATTGTTCATAACTCTGTTTCAATTATCATAGCTCACAATCACCCCTCAAATAACTGTTTACCTTCACAAAGCGACTATGAAAATACTAAAGATCTTTACTTGCTCTGCCAGCTTCTACAAATTCCTTTATTGGATCATTTGATAATAACGGAAAAGGACTGTTATTCCTTTAAACAAAATAAAGTATTTGATTCCTGGGAGCTTGAGTTAGGGCTCGTCAAAAAATAA
- a CDS encoding HAMP domain-containing protein: MNYKKKKSQRSIRTIIITWFFFLSFFPLLLVAYYSTLKYEQAISKELAQRLSVNSREVEVIFSDFKSGMQLQKEKYIRDPFLIYNLSIGDRENLIKLSEKLILHELSSELIFFNREGRRLSKVYKNEKEGVLSENETNEATFLSDKIISILKSKKDTGSLDFNENKIKLGTVTRVLNPKQKIIGYLQQVIYIDSSFLNRLKTKLKLEFFISKEDATVLASSFSDKSKVLSNKILNAVYESKEPLFEAVINTSPYGFFVSKIEWGNGQFLIGMGVSKADSREVLKNISFAFYTVVGIVVIFLFITIVITSNWILKPLYELVEALQSFETQEQAITIPVKNNTEIGLLTESFNQMSIKIWQARSDLRNKVTELEEANKMLLETQKKLVHSAKMISLGELVAGVAHELNNPISFIYSNMAHLKDYSFKLIELVNIAETNKEILSEKKEEFEFDFITKDLPKLISSCEEGARRTRDIVLGLRNFSRLDEAQIKEVDVRELMETSLSLVQGEIKNKIEIEKNFEDVPRLTCYASQISQVFVNILSNAIQAIESSGRIWVTIKSINVKNIEYIQISIQDTGKGIKAQNLDQIFDPFFTTKPVGKGTGLGLSITYGIIQKHGGDIQVKSSENVGTEFIITIPTHFKHALN; this comes from the coding sequence GTGAACTATAAAAAAAAGAAGTCCCAAAGGTCCATAAGAACCATCATCATAACCTGGTTTTTTTTTCTATCATTTTTTCCGCTTCTTTTAGTCGCCTACTATTCAACACTAAAGTACGAACAGGCAATCAGTAAAGAGCTGGCACAAAGGCTTTCGGTTAACTCAAGGGAGGTTGAAGTTATTTTTTCTGACTTCAAGTCTGGAATGCAATTGCAAAAAGAAAAGTACATAAGAGATCCCTTCTTAATTTACAACTTATCTATCGGAGATAGGGAAAACTTGATAAAATTGTCTGAAAAATTAATTCTTCATGAACTTAGTTCAGAGTTGATTTTTTTTAATAGGGAAGGAAGACGTCTTTCAAAAGTATACAAAAATGAAAAGGAGGGTGTTTTATCAGAAAATGAGACCAATGAAGCCACTTTTTTGTCTGATAAAATTATTTCAATTTTAAAATCAAAAAAGGATACTGGATCCTTGGATTTTAATGAGAATAAAATAAAACTTGGAACAGTGACTAGGGTTTTAAACCCAAAACAAAAAATTATTGGCTACCTTCAGCAAGTTATATATATAGACAGCTCATTTTTGAATAGATTAAAGACCAAATTAAAACTTGAATTTTTTATTTCTAAGGAAGACGCGACAGTATTAGCTTCTTCTTTCTCTGACAAGTCAAAAGTCCTCTCGAACAAGATTTTAAATGCAGTTTACGAAAGCAAAGAGCCACTTTTCGAAGCAGTTATCAATACAAGTCCTTATGGTTTTTTTGTTTCAAAGATCGAGTGGGGCAATGGTCAATTTTTAATTGGTATGGGCGTTTCAAAAGCGGACTCGCGCGAAGTACTTAAAAATATAAGCTTTGCCTTTTATACAGTTGTTGGAATTGTAGTGATATTTTTATTTATTACCATTGTCATAACAAGTAATTGGATCTTAAAACCTTTGTATGAACTGGTAGAAGCACTTCAATCATTCGAGACTCAAGAGCAAGCCATTACCATACCAGTTAAAAACAACACAGAGATTGGTTTATTGACCGAAAGCTTTAACCAAATGAGTATCAAAATATGGCAGGCCAGATCGGATTTAAGAAATAAAGTTACGGAATTAGAAGAAGCAAACAAAATGCTTTTAGAAACACAAAAAAAATTAGTACATTCGGCAAAAATGATCAGTTTAGGAGAGCTGGTAGCCGGGGTCGCCCATGAACTAAATAATCCGATCAGCTTTATTTATAGTAATATGGCTCATTTAAAAGACTATTCCTTCAAGCTCATTGAGCTCGTAAACATTGCAGAAACTAATAAAGAAATTCTTTCAGAAAAAAAAGAGGAATTTGAGTTTGATTTCATAACAAAAGATTTACCAAAATTGATTAGCTCTTGTGAAGAAGGCGCCCGCAGAACTCGCGATATTGTTCTTGGTTTAAGAAATTTTTCTAGATTGGATGAGGCGCAAATAAAAGAAGTGGATGTGCGAGAACTGATGGAAACATCTTTGAGTTTGGTTCAAGGTGAAATTAAAAATAAAATAGAAATTGAAAAGAATTTCGAGGATGTTCCAAGACTAACCTGCTATGCAAGTCAAATTAGTCAAGTTTTTGTAAATATACTATCAAATGCGATTCAGGCAATTGAGTCCAGTGGTCGCATTTGGGTAACCATTAAATCGATAAATGTTAAAAATATAGAATATATTCAGATCTCAATTCAAGACACTGGCAAAGGTATAAAAGCTCAAAATTTGGATCAAATATTTGATCCGTTTTTTACAACAAAACCTGTTGGTAAGGGAACGGGACTTGGCTTAAGTATTACCTATGGAATTATTCAAAAACATGGCGGTGATATTCAAGTAAAATCTAGTGAAAATGTAGGAACTGAGTTTATAATTACTATTCCAACTCATTTTAAACACGCTCTAAATTAG
- a CDS encoding rod shape-determining protein: MGFIDKFSDYFSNDIAIDLGTANTLVYVKGRGIILDEPSVVAVQKNYRGLQNKVLAVGKEAKEMLGRTPGSIVAIRPIKDGVIADFEVTQSMLKYFITKSMGEKTSYLTMRPRIIICVPYGITQVEKRAVREAAQSAGAREVYLIEEPMAAAIGAGLPITEPSGNMVVDMGGGTTGVAVISLGGIVYCKSIKVAGDKFDEAIVNYIRRQFNLLIGERTAEKIKVEIGNAYPFEEEKTMEIKGRDLVAGAPKTIEVTSSQVNDALMDPLSEVVDAVRTALEKTPPELASDIVDNGIVLTGGGALLANLDVLLRERTGLPVSIAEDPLSCVVLGSGKVLDNLELLRQLTVE, from the coding sequence ATGGGATTTATAGATAAATTTTCTGACTATTTTTCAAATGATATTGCCATTGATCTTGGAACAGCAAATACCCTCGTCTATGTAAAAGGAAGAGGGATTATTTTAGATGAACCTTCTGTTGTTGCCGTTCAAAAAAATTACCGAGGACTTCAGAATAAAGTCTTAGCTGTCGGTAAAGAAGCTAAAGAAATGCTTGGAAGGACACCAGGGAGTATTGTAGCTATTCGCCCAATCAAGGATGGGGTTATTGCTGATTTTGAAGTAACTCAATCAATGCTTAAATATTTTATTACTAAATCTATGGGAGAGAAAACGAGTTATCTGACCATGCGACCTCGAATCATCATTTGCGTTCCCTATGGAATCACGCAAGTTGAAAAAAGAGCGGTACGAGAAGCTGCGCAATCAGCTGGCGCTAGAGAGGTTTACCTTATTGAAGAACCGATGGCAGCAGCTATCGGTGCAGGTTTGCCAATCACAGAGCCAAGTGGAAATATGGTTGTGGATATGGGCGGCGGAACCACAGGCGTTGCTGTGATTTCTTTGGGTGGTATTGTCTATTGTAAATCTATAAAAGTTGCGGGAGATAAATTTGACGAGGCTATTGTTAATTATATTCGAAGACAATTTAATTTGCTTATAGGAGAAAGAACTGCGGAAAAGATTAAGGTTGAAATTGGCAATGCCTATCCCTTTGAAGAAGAAAAAACCATGGAGATTAAGGGCAGGGATTTGGTGGCTGGAGCCCCAAAAACTATTGAGGTTACTTCATCGCAAGTTAATGATGCCTTAATGGATCCTTTGTCTGAGGTTGTTGATGCGGTTAGAACAGCGTTAGAAAAAACACCTCCTGAATTGGCCTCTGATATTGTAGATAATGGTATAGTTCTGACTGGTGGCGGAGCTTTGCTTGCTAATTTAGATGTTTTGTTAAGGGAAAGAACAGGGCTTCCCGTTTCCATTGCTGAAGATCCATTAAGTTGTGTGGTTTTGGGCTCGGGAAAAGTTCTTGATAATTTGGAATTATTACGTCAATTGACAGTCGAGTAA
- the lysC gene encoding lysine-sensitive aspartokinase 3: protein MKNIIVSKFGGTSMANALCMVRSATVSVQQKSSLIVVSATSGTTNKLIELGEHARNSNLESAEKVFQEIYSRHQQIASDLNLSPEKQHQLSELFNELNSLTKGIFYLRDCSPRASDVLISMGERISSVLFSQAMENVLKEMNLDSKVILYDVRKVIKTDDQFGKARPLTEEINRQGKLFFSDILNSNCIGVTQGFIGSTLDGQTSTLGRGGSDFSAAILAEAIDAKILEIWTDVAGVATTDPRIVPQAKLIDELSFKEASELATFGAKVLHPATLLPAIKKNIPVFVGSSFEPDKKGTWIKKDVPSHPLIRAMALRKNQALLTLSTPEMLQTHGFLFQVFKIFNDLKISIDAITTSEISVSMTLDDSTLLNKTLVERLSEIAEVQIEENFSLVSLIGNHINHTPGISKQIFETISDINVRMICLGASKHNFCFLVSEDQAEEALKRLHKVFFPTHF, encoded by the coding sequence ATGAAAAACATTATCGTTTCTAAATTTGGTGGCACCTCGATGGCTAATGCGCTCTGTATGGTTAGAAGTGCGACCGTTTCAGTTCAACAAAAATCATCACTGATTGTCGTTTCGGCAACCTCTGGAACTACTAACAAACTTATTGAACTGGGCGAACATGCCAGAAACTCAAACTTAGAATCGGCGGAAAAAGTCTTTCAGGAAATCTATAGTAGACATCAACAAATAGCTTCCGATTTAAATCTTTCACCAGAAAAGCAACATCAGCTTTCTGAATTGTTTAATGAGTTAAATTCGCTAACGAAGGGCATCTTCTACCTTAGGGACTGTTCTCCTAGAGCCTCTGATGTTTTAATAAGTATGGGTGAGCGGATTTCTTCTGTTTTGTTTTCCCAAGCCATGGAAAACGTCCTCAAAGAAATGAATCTAGACTCTAAAGTGATTTTATATGATGTAAGAAAAGTCATTAAAACAGATGATCAGTTTGGAAAAGCTAGACCACTAACAGAGGAAATTAATCGTCAAGGAAAATTGTTTTTTTCAGATATCCTTAATTCCAATTGTATTGGCGTGACCCAAGGATTTATTGGTTCGACTTTGGATGGGCAAACATCCACTTTGGGAAGAGGAGGAAGTGATTTTTCTGCAGCCATTTTGGCTGAAGCCATTGATGCAAAAATTCTTGAAATTTGGACGGATGTTGCGGGCGTAGCGACAACTGATCCCAGGATCGTACCTCAAGCCAAGCTCATCGATGAATTGAGTTTTAAAGAGGCTTCAGAATTAGCTACTTTCGGCGCTAAAGTTCTTCACCCCGCAACACTGCTTCCCGCTATAAAAAAGAATATTCCCGTGTTTGTAGGCTCCAGTTTTGAGCCTGACAAAAAAGGCACTTGGATCAAAAAAGATGTTCCTTCCCACCCCTTAATCCGTGCGATGGCCTTAAGAAAAAACCAAGCCCTTTTAACTCTTTCAACACCTGAAATGCTACAAACCCATGGTTTTTTATTTCAGGTGTTCAAAATTTTTAATGATCTTAAAATTTCCATTGATGCCATTACCACTTCAGAGATTTCAGTTTCTATGACTTTAGATGACTCAACTCTGCTCAACAAAACCCTTGTTGAAAGACTTTCTGAAATTGCAGAAGTCCAAATTGAAGAAAATTTTTCATTAGTTTCACTTATAGGCAACCATATCAATCATACCCCAGGTATTTCAAAACAAATTTTTGAAACTATTTCAGATATCAATGTACGCATGATTTGCCTTGGAGCAAGTAAGCACAACTTCTGCTTTCTCGTTAGCGAAGATCAAGCAGAAGAAGCCCTAAAGAGACTACATAAAGTTTTTTTTCCAACTCATTTCTAA
- a CDS encoding glycerol-3-phosphate dehydrogenase/oxidase: protein MKKFDFNKRAQNLNHLEENIFDVLIIGGGINGAGIARDATSRGMKVALIEANDFASGTSSRSSKLIHGGIRYLENLEFKLVFEALSERSLLFEIAPHLVHQLKFMIPLFKSSRVGMFKMGIGMWLYDILSLFQTPEIHEKLNKQQTQYLQPEIKNKDLLGSFIYCDAYMDDDLLVFETLRSANDQDAIIANYVEAKKYTFENQIHTIQAIDSLTQKSLTIRAHQMVSCVGPWTDSFGQIMDANWKQMLRPTKGIHLILSRSKMDLHQAIVMGAETGKRIIFAIPRGDFVIIGTTDTDYNESPDNVHSDKTDVEYLLQIVNSYFPTCKIAKEDIISSYAGVRPLVKDDAESTGKTSREHVIKKGKNEILYVAGGKYTTYRKIAEEAVDKLVGSLSFEKRVSFGKSNTKIPINPLVTQESYKNYLDRKKGKNDYILAEKFGVEADDIIKKYPDLSTVQKMVAFHIENTMCLSIADYYLRRSHLVLTHRDHGISLFDEIADVFKKQLLVDEKFIIKEYEKIQNHIKLEMSWKKNFM from the coding sequence ATGAAAAAATTTGATTTCAACAAACGTGCACAAAATTTAAATCACCTAGAAGAAAATATTTTTGATGTTCTCATTATTGGTGGCGGCATTAACGGCGCAGGTATCGCCAGGGATGCAACCTCCAGGGGAATGAAGGTAGCTCTTATTGAGGCTAACGACTTTGCTTCGGGCACCTCATCAAGATCAAGTAAACTCATTCATGGTGGTATTCGTTATTTGGAGAATTTAGAATTTAAATTGGTATTTGAAGCCTTGAGCGAACGAAGTCTCTTGTTTGAAATAGCTCCACATCTTGTGCATCAACTAAAGTTTATGATCCCCCTATTTAAATCATCACGAGTTGGAATGTTTAAAATGGGTATAGGAATGTGGCTTTACGACATTTTATCCCTTTTTCAAACACCCGAAATTCATGAAAAATTAAATAAACAACAGACTCAATATTTGCAGCCAGAGATAAAAAATAAAGATTTGTTGGGCTCTTTTATTTATTGTGATGCTTATATGGATGATGATCTTTTGGTTTTTGAAACTCTAAGATCGGCAAATGATCAGGACGCCATTATAGCAAATTATGTGGAAGCTAAAAAGTATACTTTTGAAAATCAAATACATACAATTCAGGCCATAGATTCATTGACACAAAAATCTCTGACCATTCGTGCGCATCAAATGGTTTCTTGTGTGGGGCCGTGGACAGATAGTTTTGGTCAGATAATGGATGCGAATTGGAAACAGATGCTCCGTCCGACCAAGGGAATTCATCTTATTTTGTCTCGAAGTAAAATGGATTTGCATCAAGCTATAGTTATGGGAGCTGAAACTGGAAAAAGAATTATCTTCGCCATACCAAGGGGTGATTTTGTAATCATTGGTACTACCGATACAGACTACAATGAATCTCCAGATAATGTTCATTCAGACAAAACAGATGTTGAATATTTATTACAAATTGTGAATTCATATTTTCCTACATGCAAGATCGCAAAAGAAGACATCATATCCTCCTATGCCGGAGTCAGGCCTTTAGTTAAAGATGATGCCGAGTCTACGGGAAAGACAAGCAGAGAACATGTTATTAAAAAAGGGAAGAATGAAATTCTTTATGTCGCCGGCGGAAAATATACAACTTATAGAAAAATTGCAGAAGAAGCCGTGGATAAGTTGGTAGGTTCCCTTTCCTTTGAGAAAAGAGTCAGCTTTGGAAAATCAAATACAAAAATACCCATCAACCCTCTGGTAACTCAGGAGAGTTACAAAAATTATTTAGATCGGAAGAAAGGCAAAAATGATTATATCCTGGCTGAAAAATTTGGAGTTGAGGCTGATGATATTATAAAAAAATATCCCGACTTAAGTACGGTTCAAAAGATGGTAGCCTTTCATATTGAGAATACCATGTGTTTATCGATTGCTGATTATTATCTGAGAAGATCTCATTTGGTATTAACTCATCGTGATCATGGAATAAGTTTATTTGATGAAATAGCAGATGTTTTTAAGAAACAACTGCTTGTTGATGAGAAATTTATTATAAAAGAATATGAAAAAATTCAAAATCATATCAAGTTAGAAATGAGTTGGAAAAAAAACTTTATGTAG
- a CDS encoding haloacid dehalogenase-like hydrolase — MKYKKYPKEFWTNIKNTTKEIKEQGKPLVAAFDADGTLWDLDMGENLFHYTIEHKLVPLPENPWEEYLQMKKISNDPRAAYLWLAQIYKGIPLSQVKKWAEEALQSITPVPIFSEQKELISFFKSENVDVYIITASIKWAVEPGALLLGLEHDNVIGIETKVKDLIVTNELKGIISYKKGKPEALKLKTGFFPFFASGNTEGDLELLESATHLKLAVSAANRDDELYKTEFLLQETANKKNWMSHRFL; from the coding sequence ATGAAATACAAAAAATATCCTAAAGAATTTTGGACAAACATTAAAAATACAACAAAAGAAATAAAGGAACAAGGGAAGCCTCTTGTTGCTGCCTTTGATGCCGATGGCACCCTATGGGATTTAGATATGGGCGAAAATCTTTTTCACTACACTATAGAACATAAACTAGTTCCTCTCCCAGAGAACCCCTGGGAGGAATATCTTCAAATGAAAAAAATTAGTAACGACCCTAGAGCTGCCTATCTTTGGCTAGCTCAAATTTATAAAGGAATTCCTCTTTCTCAGGTAAAAAAATGGGCTGAAGAAGCACTTCAATCGATCACGCCTGTTCCTATATTTTCTGAACAGAAAGAATTAATTTCTTTTTTTAAAAGTGAAAATGTGGATGTCTATATTATCACGGCCTCTATTAAATGGGCCGTTGAACCCGGCGCTCTGCTCCTAGGTCTTGAACATGATAATGTTATTGGCATAGAAACTAAAGTTAAAGATCTAATTGTTACTAATGAATTAAAAGGTATCATTTCTTATAAAAAAGGGAAGCCTGAAGCTTTAAAACTTAAAACTGGATTTTTTCCATTTTTTGCCTCAGGTAATACCGAAGGAGATTTAGAACTATTAGAATCAGCCACTCATTTGAAGTTAGCTGTGAGTGCAGCTAATAGAGATGATGAACTTTATAAGACTGAATTTTTATTACAGGAAACTGCCAATAAAAAAAATTGGATGTCCCATCGTTTTTTATAA
- a CDS encoding ABC transporter ATP-binding protein yields the protein MSDFLQEDKINTTLKYKDLFVRMTPYFRKYWLSLGAVIVMVILMAVISRLIPTLIGYAVDESLLKKNNELLIKLLFFYIGLEITHALLDLLQLYFFQKLGARVLFNLREDLITKIQSYPIDYFNKNPIGRIVTRATNDVAQIGELFSDGVVNIFVQSLTLISILIAIFIISPKIALLTLVSFPFFVYFAFELSEKIKETLRESKKKLSELNSFVAENLNGIKIVQLYNRIHRNRAQFETLSSEYKDLSLESTRNYALMMPIMNILNAVTITSAFYFIGVFGRQEFLAVGSMVAFFLHALDIVHPFREIIEKYQQFQNSLTSAERVFSMLDEPTEHHYKNSELNTKFSSGFSSGFSSELNGEKFKADIEFRNLNFSYERSSNPVLKNINLHINRNDSVAIIGKTGSGKSTLINLLQGFYKAPENSIFISHISIENIPRDFLRKKIAAVQQDNFIFKGNIWSNISLESNLISFETIEKIAIDLGIVDHLKLTGRNLFSTVEEKGANLSAGERQLIAFARILAFAPDVIILDEATSNIDSQTEQLIQVATEKIIKNRTSIIIAHRLSTIRNCNKIIILDQGRILEVGTHQQLMENSNHYRELIEKYHR from the coding sequence ATGAGTGATTTTCTTCAAGAAGATAAAATTAATACGACATTAAAATATAAAGATCTTTTTGTAAGAATGACACCTTATTTCAGAAAGTATTGGCTAAGTTTAGGTGCTGTCATTGTTATGGTTATTCTTATGGCTGTTATTTCAAGATTGATTCCAACTTTGATAGGATATGCCGTAGACGAATCCTTGCTTAAAAAAAACAATGAGTTGCTGATAAAACTATTATTTTTTTATATTGGTTTAGAAATAACTCATGCGCTTTTAGATTTACTACAGCTCTATTTTTTTCAAAAATTAGGAGCGAGAGTATTGTTTAACTTGAGAGAAGATTTAATCACTAAAATTCAAAGCTATCCCATAGATTATTTTAATAAAAATCCAATTGGAAGAATCGTCACAAGAGCCACTAATGATGTCGCTCAAATCGGAGAATTATTTTCCGATGGAGTTGTTAATATTTTTGTTCAAAGTCTGACTTTAATTTCAATACTTATCGCCATTTTTATTATTTCTCCGAAGATAGCCCTGTTGACTTTAGTTAGTTTTCCATTTTTTGTTTATTTCGCTTTTGAATTAAGTGAAAAAATAAAAGAAACATTGCGAGAATCGAAAAAAAAATTATCTGAGTTAAATTCCTTTGTAGCTGAAAATTTAAATGGAATTAAAATTGTCCAACTTTACAATCGGATCCATAGAAACAGAGCTCAATTTGAAACGTTATCCAGCGAGTATAAAGATTTAAGCCTTGAATCAACTCGAAATTACGCACTGATGATGCCAATTATGAATATTTTAAATGCGGTGACTATCACATCGGCTTTTTATTTTATTGGGGTTTTCGGCAGGCAAGAGTTTCTAGCCGTAGGAAGTATGGTGGCTTTTTTTCTTCATGCGTTGGACATTGTACACCCTTTTCGAGAAATTATTGAAAAATACCAACAGTTTCAAAACAGTCTGACAAGCGCAGAAAGAGTATTTTCAATGCTAGACGAACCGACGGAACATCATTATAAAAACAGTGAGCTGAATACCAAGTTTAGCAGTGGATTTAGCAGTGGATTTAGTAGTGAGCTTAATGGTGAAAAATTTAAGGCAGATATTGAATTCAGAAATTTGAATTTCAGTTATGAAAGGTCATCAAATCCCGTTTTAAAAAACATCAATTTGCATATTAATAGAAATGATTCTGTTGCTATTATTGGAAAAACAGGAAGTGGAAAATCAACATTAATAAATTTACTCCAAGGATTTTACAAGGCACCAGAAAATTCAATTTTTATCAGTCACATATCAATTGAAAATATTCCAAGGGATTTTTTAAGAAAAAAAATAGCTGCTGTTCAGCAGGATAACTTCATCTTTAAAGGAAATATATGGAGTAATATTTCTTTAGAGTCGAATTTAATTTCTTTTGAAACAATTGAAAAAATTGCGATAGATTTAGGAATAGTAGATCATCTTAAGCTGACAGGCAGAAACCTTTTTTCAACTGTTGAGGAAAAAGGGGCGAATCTAAGTGCAGGGGAAAGGCAGCTCATTGCTTTTGCGCGAATTCTTGCTTTTGCTCCCGATGTCATTATTTTAGATGAGGCGACTTCTAATATTGATTCTCAGACAGAGCAATTAATCCAAGTTGCCACAGAAAAAATAATAAAAAACAGAACAAGTATTATTATTGCTCACAGGTTATCAACAATTAGAAATTGTAATAAAATTATTATTTTGGATCAAGGAAGGATTTTAGAGGTCGGCACCCATCAGCAGCTGATGGAGAATTCCAATCATTATAGAGAATTAATCGAAAAATATCACCGTTAG